In Flavobacterium gelatinilyticum, a genomic segment contains:
- a CDS encoding DUF5123 domain-containing protein, which yields MMKTIYIFRGLIAVLLLAIGISGCESYNEELLDGIGNTREFSPIGLKAIIRNRATVELNWNTKQDENPDHYIVEFSADDTEFKTIYRTLNVAPADLPVQVDLEGETTYSIRVKAVSASGLADSKWSVTTATTLSEQIFFPIKPEEIQTQSITLRWTPESNVTQILVTPGNITHTITAEEKAAGVATVTGLTGETDYTATLKNAAKTRGILTFTSSVDLTKGIVVNPGDDLNAKITQAAAGSRLLLMPGVYQTTGEVILNKTLIIRGVRPENKPQLNVKFTVNAGLTDLSLVDLDLNGTGLSNAATVTISGTASNFGNILITKCTIHNYTRALMSANVTNAKVTSFTVDNSIVTEVNTNGGADFIDFRNTYAANIVLKNSTFNSCSTGRDFVRADAASGQSGTGLRTTTLIESCTLYNVSNTAAPKRILYVRFLDNASTVMNTLIVGTTAVHTNQPATEDPVFSKNYYYEAAGFKDASIVNNKIDGGGTVANPQFADPANGDFTLGNGTLKDNKIGDPRWIN from the coding sequence TACAAGAGAATTTTCTCCAATTGGCCTTAAAGCGATAATTAGAAACAGAGCGACTGTCGAATTAAACTGGAATACTAAACAGGATGAAAATCCGGATCATTACATAGTAGAATTTAGTGCAGATGATACAGAGTTTAAAACTATTTACAGAACATTAAATGTAGCTCCGGCAGATTTGCCTGTGCAGGTTGATTTAGAAGGAGAAACGACGTATTCTATTCGGGTAAAAGCTGTAAGTGCCTCTGGTCTTGCCGATTCAAAGTGGTCGGTTACAACAGCTACAACATTATCTGAACAAATATTCTTCCCGATTAAACCGGAAGAGATCCAAACGCAGTCTATTACGTTACGTTGGACACCAGAGAGTAATGTGACTCAGATTTTGGTTACGCCGGGTAATATTACACATACTATAACAGCAGAAGAAAAAGCAGCCGGAGTTGCAACTGTTACTGGTTTAACCGGAGAAACAGATTATACAGCTACTTTAAAGAACGCAGCTAAAACCAGAGGAATCCTGACTTTTACGAGCAGTGTTGATCTTACAAAAGGTATAGTAGTAAACCCGGGAGATGATTTGAATGCTAAAATAACTCAGGCAGCTGCCGGATCCAGATTATTGCTTATGCCGGGTGTTTATCAGACAACGGGTGAGGTGATTTTAAATAAAACACTTATAATTAGAGGTGTAAGACCGGAAAACAAACCGCAACTGAATGTAAAATTCACTGTTAATGCAGGTCTTACCGATCTTTCGCTGGTAGACTTAGATTTAAACGGAACAGGATTAAGCAATGCAGCAACGGTAACTATTTCAGGTACAGCTTCTAATTTTGGAAATATTTTAATCACTAAATGTACGATTCATAATTACACACGTGCTTTAATGTCTGCTAACGTAACAAATGCAAAAGTAACATCGTTTACCGTTGATAATAGTATTGTTACAGAGGTAAATACAAATGGTGGTGCTGATTTTATCGATTTTAGAAATACGTATGCAGCTAACATAGTACTAAAAAACAGTACGTTTAATTCTTGTTCTACAGGACGTGATTTTGTTAGAGCAGATGCTGCATCAGGCCAGTCTGGTACCGGTTTAAGAACTACGACTTTAATCGAGAGCTGTACATTGTATAATGTTTCGAATACTGCAGCTCCAAAAAGAATTTTATACGTAAGATTTTTAGATAACGCCTCAACTGTAATGAACACATTGATAGTGGGAACAACAGCTGTTCATACAAATCAGCCAGCTACAGAAGATCCGGTATTTAGTAAAAATTACTATTACGAAGCAGCAGGTTTTAAAGATGCCTCAATTGTAAATAATAAAATCGATGGAGGAGGAACAGTAGCAAATCCTCAGTTTGCAGATCCTGCCAATGGTGACTTTACATTGGGTAACGGAACTTTAAAAGACAATAAAATTGGAGATCCGCGCTGGATCAACTAA
- a CDS encoding pentapeptide repeat-containing protein: METKLYQNRTFDTVDYSEQSLANTEFVNCEFINCNFSKSDLSHNDFLDSTFKNCNLSLAALKNTGLKNINFIGCKLMGLDFSTCNSFLFSMNFQDCLLDYSTFIYKKLKKTNFIDCSLKEVDFSNTDLSLAIFKNCDLSASTFAECILEKTDFRSSRNYAFDPSENKIKKTKVSHTALAGLLEKFDLDIE; this comes from the coding sequence ATGGAAACCAAATTATACCAAAACCGAACTTTCGACACTGTTGATTATTCAGAACAGAGTCTTGCCAATACCGAATTTGTAAACTGTGAATTCATAAACTGCAATTTCTCAAAAAGCGACTTAAGTCATAATGATTTTTTAGATTCTACTTTTAAAAACTGCAATCTTTCGCTGGCAGCGCTAAAAAATACCGGATTAAAAAACATCAATTTCATAGGCTGTAAATTAATGGGGCTGGATTTTAGTACCTGCAACAGCTTTTTGTTTTCGATGAATTTTCAGGACTGCCTTTTGGATTATTCGACTTTCATTTACAAAAAATTAAAGAAAACCAACTTCATTGATTGTTCGTTAAAAGAAGTCGATTTCTCAAATACTGATTTGTCTCTGGCGATTTTTAAAAATTGCGATCTCTCGGCTTCTACTTTCGCAGAATGTATTTTAGAAAAAACAGATTTCAGATCCTCCCGAAACTACGCTTTTGATCCATCGGAAAATAAAATTAAAAAGACTAAGGTTTCTCATACAGCACTTGCCGGTTTACTGGAAAAATTTGATCTTGATATCGAATAG
- a CDS encoding helix-turn-helix domain-containing protein has product MKTKTIEKIKTYEAKGFREKFLGEDNPMHLLFKSNSDHFFCLKTEEMTRLQYPVPPSKHSCHTLIFVSSGAHVMKCGYEEYQTTANEIVMVPAGQVFSIENIQSVHTGFICQFHPDILIGKYGNREMLNDFDFLKISGNPKVTLDLGDVQSVVRILQRLEKEYSETSTANLNIVQSYLIALFYEMNKNSVKTSKSISASEVITNKFKELIHQHIKTQHQVNYYASLLNVTPNHLNKCVKNVTGKSAVKWIDENILLEAKYLLFQTTLSVSEIAIQVGHEDQSYFSRFFKKHTGISPIQYRKLIDKS; this is encoded by the coding sequence ATGAAAACAAAGACGATAGAAAAAATCAAAACGTACGAAGCAAAGGGATTTCGGGAGAAATTTCTTGGCGAGGATAATCCGATGCATTTGCTTTTTAAATCCAATTCGGATCATTTTTTTTGTTTAAAGACAGAAGAAATGACACGCCTGCAATATCCGGTTCCGCCTTCTAAACATAGCTGCCATACTTTAATTTTTGTTTCTTCGGGTGCGCACGTAATGAAATGCGGTTACGAAGAATACCAGACTACGGCAAACGAAATTGTCATGGTTCCGGCCGGACAGGTTTTTTCTATAGAAAATATTCAAAGTGTTCATACGGGTTTTATCTGCCAGTTTCATCCTGATATTTTAATTGGGAAGTATGGCAATCGAGAAATGCTGAATGATTTTGATTTTTTAAAAATATCAGGGAATCCAAAAGTTACTTTAGATTTGGGTGATGTGCAGTCTGTTGTCAGGATTTTACAAAGGCTGGAAAAAGAATATTCTGAAACCTCAACCGCAAACCTGAATATTGTACAATCGTATCTGATTGCTTTGTTTTACGAAATGAATAAAAATTCGGTTAAAACTTCTAAAAGTATTTCGGCTTCAGAAGTGATTACGAATAAATTTAAAGAGCTCATTCATCAGCACATTAAGACACAGCATCAGGTTAATTATTATGCCTCGCTTCTTAATGTAACACCGAATCATTTAAATAAATGTGTAAAAAATGTTACCGGAAAATCTGCCGTGAAGTGGATTGATGAGAACATTTTGTTAGAAGCCAAATATTTACTGTTTCAAACCACGCTTTCTGTAAGTGAAATTGCCATTCAGGTTGGTCATGAGGATCAGTCGTACTTTAGTCGTTTTTTTAAAAAACATACCGGAATAAGTCCTATTCAGTACAGAAAATTGATTGATAAATCCTAA
- a CDS encoding DUF6642 family protein yields MDNEKFIFCLEGVEDVDNITTTDVVKNLEEIAFDQGIASIYKTCDTIEGLEESLNTLLYDDHNFKDYEIIYLVMPGQENNICLHDYYYSIEEVAELFEGKMKGKIIHFANKKRLDLNDDEAQYFLDITGARAISGYGASYNKIASCSTIDKAFFSLYQENDDLTEVVEELYQKHYALCKLLDFRLYY; encoded by the coding sequence ATGGATAATGAAAAATTTATTTTCTGCCTTGAAGGCGTTGAGGATGTAGATAACATTACGACTACTGATGTGGTTAAAAATTTGGAAGAAATTGCTTTTGATCAAGGAATTGCCAGTATTTATAAAACCTGTGATACGATTGAAGGCCTGGAAGAGAGCCTAAACACGCTTCTTTACGATGATCATAATTTTAAGGATTACGAGATTATTTATCTGGTAATGCCGGGACAGGAAAATAACATCTGTCTTCATGATTATTACTACAGCATTGAAGAAGTAGCTGAACTTTTTGAGGGAAAAATGAAGGGAAAGATTATTCATTTTGCCAATAAAAAAAGACTGGACCTCAATGACGACGAAGCCCAATATTTTCTCGACATAACCGGTGCGCGTGCCATCTCAGGCTATGGTGCCTCTTATAATAAAATTGCCAGCTGCAGTACGATCGACAAAGCGTTTTTTAGTTTGTATCAGGAAAATGATGATCTTACCGAAGTGGTCGAAGAGTTGTACCAAAAGCACTATGCGCTTTGTAAATTACTTGATTTTAGATTGTATTATTAG
- a CDS encoding Lrp/AsnC family transcriptional regulator — protein sequence MQELTKQEIELLRILQKNARFDITDLTEKLNMSRTSVYDRIKKLENEGYIKDYVALIDPKKVGLNFTVIINVSLNSQRLELVEEFSRQVAALDEVVEGYVTGGIFDYVLKVVVKDPEAFNVFIRKLSDIPNISKVQSSFVMSYIKQSTNLHF from the coding sequence ATGCAGGAATTAACCAAACAAGAAATAGAACTTCTTCGAATTCTTCAAAAAAATGCCAGATTCGACATTACAGATCTAACCGAAAAACTGAATATGTCGAGAACTTCGGTGTATGACCGAATTAAAAAACTGGAAAACGAAGGCTACATCAAAGATTATGTTGCACTGATCGACCCGAAGAAGGTAGGTCTAAATTTTACTGTTATTATAAATGTTTCTCTAAACAGCCAGCGTTTAGAACTGGTCGAAGAATTTTCGAGACAGGTTGCCGCGCTCGACGAAGTGGTGGAAGGTTATGTAACGGGAGGAATTTTTGATTATGTTTTAAAAGTAGTTGTAAAAGATCCCGAAGCTTTTAATGTTTTTATACGTAAACTTTCGGACATTCCGAATATCAGTAAGGTTCAAAGTTCTTTTGTAATGAGTTATATTAAGCAGTCTACAAATCTTCATTTTTAG
- a CDS encoding EamA family transporter, translated as MNKYIIITALGALSFGMLSSFAKIAYGEGYTPAEITLTQALTGTLILWAIVVSRKIKNGKKMQLNWKLLLAGTTMGSSAFTYYLAVAYIPASLAIVLLMQITWLSILAEWLFFKKRPTFVDSITAVFIIFGTILAGNLSDVTNANISITGIMLSLVSALLYTLYIVFTSKIGKEIPMFEKSALMTSGSAMIIFLINCEAIVSSTHLDFGLLQWGTFLAVFGTVIPPICFSVGMPKIGPALSSVLLTLELPAAVFCAHIILGEQVTLLQIIGIAIMLGSIVYLNISKARKEKVMQNETAVC; from the coding sequence ATGAACAAATATATTATCATAACAGCCTTAGGCGCATTGAGTTTCGGAATGTTATCTTCATTTGCCAAAATCGCTTACGGAGAAGGCTATACTCCCGCAGAAATTACACTGACACAAGCCTTAACGGGAACATTGATTTTATGGGCAATCGTAGTTTCTAGAAAAATAAAGAACGGAAAAAAGATGCAGTTAAACTGGAAACTGCTTTTAGCCGGAACCACAATGGGATCTTCTGCCTTTACGTATTATCTGGCGGTAGCCTATATTCCGGCCTCTTTGGCAATAGTTTTATTAATGCAGATTACGTGGCTGAGTATTTTGGCAGAATGGCTTTTCTTTAAAAAACGTCCAACATTTGTTGATAGTATTACCGCCGTTTTTATAATCTTCGGAACCATTCTGGCAGGAAATCTTTCGGATGTAACCAATGCCAATATTTCTATTACAGGAATTATGCTGAGTTTAGTATCGGCATTACTTTATACTCTTTATATTGTTTTTACAAGCAAAATAGGAAAAGAAATCCCAATGTTTGAAAAAAGCGCTTTAATGACCAGCGGTTCAGCCATGATTATTTTTTTAATCAACTGCGAAGCCATTGTATCCAGCACCCATCTGGATTTTGGTTTGTTGCAGTGGGGAACCTTTCTGGCTGTTTTTGGAACCGTGATTCCGCCTATTTGTTTTAGTGTCGGAATGCCTAAAATTGGTCCCGCCTTAAGCTCTGTTTTATTGACTTTAGAATTGCCTGCAGCGGTTTTTTGCGCCCATATTATTTTAGGCGAACAGGTAACGCTTCTGCAGATTATTGGAATTGCGATTATGCTTGGGTCAATTGTATATCTTAATATTTCGAAAGCCAGAAAAGAAAAAGTAATGCAAAACGAAACGGCTGTATGTTAA